The following is a genomic window from Synechococcus sp. JA-2-3B'a(2-13).
CAATCGCACTTTTGCCCAACTGCTGCAGATGGGGGTTATTCCCATCGTCAATGAAAACGACACGGTGGCAGTGGAGGAGCTGAAATTCGGCGATAACGACTCGCTTTCGGCGTTAGTGGCCAGCATGGTGCAGGCCAAGTGGCTTATCCTGCTCACCGATGTGGACAAGCTCTATTCGGCTGACCCCAACCGAGATCCCTCTGCCCAGCCCATTGAGCGGGTGTTGCCCGGGATCCCGCTACAGGTGAAGGCCGAAGCCCAGGGGAAAAGCGGCTGGGGCACCGGCGGCATGGCCACCAAACTGACCGCTGCTCAAATTGCTACAGCTGCAGGGGTAACGGTGGTGATCACCAATGGCAAACGGCCTGAGCAGATCCCGGCAATTCTGGCCGGCGAGGCCATCGGCACCCGCTTTGATCCGGCTCCTCAGCCCGCCAGCGCCCGCAAGCGATGGATTGCCTACGGCCTCATCCCCGAGGGATCTTTGACTTTGGATGAGGGGGCGGTACGAGCGGTGTGCGAGCAAGGGCGCTCGCTGTTGCCGGCAGGGATCACAGCCATTTCTGGGGAGTTTGAGGCGGGGGCTGCCGTGCGCCTGTGCGATCCCAGCGGCCAGGAGGTGGCGCGGGGCCTGGTGAACTACAGCGCCGAGGAGCTGCGGCAGATTAAGGGCAAAAAAACCGCCGAGATTCCCCGCATCCTGGGCTACGAAGGGGTTGATACTGCCGTCCACCGGGATAACTTGGCCTTGCTCAATTGAGGCCATGGGTGAGGCCATGGGGGCGAGTCCAGGCGCGGTGCTCTGCACCACTAGCACGAATGGCTACAACGGCGGGATC
Proteins encoded in this region:
- the proB gene encoding glutamate 5-kinase; this encodes MATTDVTVVVKIGTSSLTDTQTGLLRLSVLGPLVEVLTHLRRQGYAVILVSSGAVGVGCARLGWRQRPTAIAEKQAVAAVGQGRLIRLYDDLFSALNQPIAQVLLTRGDLVERSRYVNANRTFAQLLQMGVIPIVNENDTVAVEELKFGDNDSLSALVASMVQAKWLILLTDVDKLYSADPNRDPSAQPIERVLPGIPLQVKAEAQGKSGWGTGGMATKLTAAQIATAAGVTVVITNGKRPEQIPAILAGEAIGTRFDPAPQPASARKRWIAYGLIPEGSLTLDEGAVRAVCEQGRSLLPAGITAISGEFEAGAAVRLCDPSGQEVARGLVNYSAEELRQIKGKKTAEIPRILGYEGVDTAVHRDNLALLN